Proteins encoded within one genomic window of Natranaerobius trueperi:
- a CDS encoding InlB B-repeat-containing protein: MSLRKLAYLAIVASLTALIAFTTGCAPEEYEVNVQANPEEAGEVTSEGTYEEGEEVKVEAKSKEGYEFEGWYRDEEQVSQDQEYEFEIEDNKKLVANFIKKSHEEEYIRNRIEEELSNNWKMIKENLYSLMKDTVDDPKLSAFEISNINVKLSPNKKIGGECFRIRSCYVCFKWILQY, encoded by the coding sequence TTGTCACTAAGAAAACTAGCTTATTTAGCAATAGTAGCAAGTTTAACAGCTTTAATAGCTTTTACGACAGGTTGTGCTCCAGAGGAGTATGAAGTGAATGTACAAGCTAATCCTGAAGAGGCAGGAGAAGTGACAAGTGAAGGCACTTATGAAGAGGGTGAAGAGGTAAAGGTAGAAGCTAAATCAAAAGAAGGCTACGAATTTGAAGGTTGGTATAGGGATGAAGAACAAGTCAGTCAAGATCAAGAATATGAATTTGAAATTGAAGATAATAAAAAACTAGTAGCAAATTTTATAAAGAAATCCCATGAAGAGGAATATATAAGAAATAGAATTGAAGAAGAACTTTCAAATAATTGGAAGATGATAAAGGAAAATTTGTATAGTTTAATGAAAGATACTGTTGACGATCCTAAATTAAGTGCTTTTGAAATTTCCAATATTAATGTAAAATTATCGCCTAATAAAAAGATTGGAGGGGAATGTTTCAGAATTAGGTCATGCTATGTATGTTTTAAGTGGATATTACAATATTGA